A stretch of Myceligenerans xiligouense DNA encodes these proteins:
- a CDS encoding lysylphosphatidylglycerol synthase transmembrane domain-containing protein → MSHATRRAADPLSVVRVVDTPEVRVRHPRDLLGLVVSALGVVLVLVMSVAAHGTTEGVTQDVRNFNDLVADILFVPVVVLQGVVAILGPVAVLTELGLRRLGRQVVESIVAGAGGLVIGILFGLGVRYLGSDDLVRGMSVWVLGEGYQLVIPTYAVALTALLTVAGPATRRRSVRWTWNLLFLALLIVLITGQVSLPGVLVAMFLGRAVGQAVQYVSGVRSERAYGPDLVEAVRRAGFRPRAVVRVRAMSDDADHVGATTEPVTEVDKSGTTTTHLPVSVLSAPRGGDTHPGRSEPPSDPATLALARTRDTRVYALFTDDGVRRDVVVLDGDRQVVGTLTRLWRALRLRGIEGRAAISLKAVAERHALLSYAAMAAGVRTPRLHGIGEAGDSVALVLEHPQGATPLAEVPADEVDAQVLDEAWDQLGRAHGAGLTHRALAPDVLLVHRDAAGDPHVWLTGWEQGDIASTPLSRRLDLVQMLAVLSVKVGARQAVASAVRALPDEDIAAIGPLIQSIALPRPTREALRAQKGLIGELRDAIVEHLPEADIQPQRITRFGARTVIMLTLTIVAVAVVVGTISFEQIADAVRGANPWWVAAAYGFGLVTWFGPALTLVAFSPGRVPLFRATLTQAAGSFVALAAPAGIGPAALNLRLLTQRGVSVPMAVATVALVQVSQFVVTVLLLIVMSVFTGEGVLVELPSASVLLALGGAAVAVVAVLLVPQVRHRTLNYIGPRVRQVWPRLASMLSHPGRLAVGVAGNLVMTLGYALTFDACLRALGESLPLVDVALVYLVGNALGALLPTPGGLGGVEGALTAGLAAAGLSPALAVSGALLYRVVTYWGRIPLGWVAMRYLERKGDL, encoded by the coding sequence ATGTCCCACGCGACCCGGCGGGCCGCCGATCCCCTGAGCGTGGTCCGCGTCGTGGACACGCCGGAGGTCCGCGTCCGGCACCCGCGCGACCTGCTCGGCCTCGTGGTGAGCGCGCTCGGCGTCGTCCTCGTGCTGGTGATGTCGGTCGCCGCGCACGGCACCACCGAGGGTGTCACCCAGGACGTACGGAACTTCAACGACCTCGTCGCGGACATCCTGTTCGTCCCCGTCGTGGTGCTGCAGGGCGTCGTGGCCATCCTCGGCCCCGTGGCGGTGCTCACGGAGCTCGGCCTGCGCCGGCTCGGCCGCCAGGTCGTGGAGTCGATCGTGGCCGGAGCCGGCGGGCTGGTCATCGGGATCCTGTTCGGCCTCGGCGTGCGCTACCTGGGCAGCGACGACCTGGTTCGCGGCATGTCGGTCTGGGTGCTCGGTGAGGGCTACCAGCTCGTCATCCCCACCTACGCGGTGGCGCTCACGGCACTGCTCACCGTGGCCGGGCCCGCGACCCGCCGCCGGTCCGTGCGGTGGACCTGGAACCTGCTGTTCCTCGCGCTGCTCATCGTCCTCATCACCGGCCAGGTGTCGCTGCCCGGAGTGCTCGTCGCGATGTTCCTCGGCCGCGCCGTCGGCCAGGCCGTGCAGTACGTGTCGGGTGTCCGGAGCGAGCGGGCCTACGGCCCGGATCTCGTCGAGGCGGTCCGGCGGGCGGGTTTCCGCCCGCGGGCGGTGGTGCGCGTCCGCGCCATGTCCGACGACGCCGACCACGTCGGAGCCACGACGGAACCGGTGACCGAGGTGGACAAGAGCGGCACCACCACCACCCATCTCCCGGTCAGCGTGCTGAGCGCGCCGCGCGGGGGCGATACGCACCCGGGCCGGTCCGAGCCGCCGTCGGACCCCGCCACGCTGGCCCTCGCCAGGACCCGCGACACCCGGGTCTACGCGCTGTTCACCGACGACGGCGTACGCCGCGACGTCGTCGTGCTCGACGGCGACCGCCAGGTGGTCGGCACCCTGACCCGGCTCTGGCGGGCCCTGCGGCTGCGGGGCATCGAGGGCCGCGCCGCGATCTCGCTCAAGGCGGTGGCCGAACGGCACGCGCTGCTGTCGTACGCGGCGATGGCCGCCGGGGTGCGCACCCCTCGGCTGCACGGCATCGGCGAGGCCGGCGACTCCGTGGCCCTCGTGCTCGAGCACCCTCAGGGCGCGACGCCCCTCGCGGAGGTGCCCGCGGACGAGGTGGACGCACAGGTGCTCGACGAGGCCTGGGACCAGCTCGGCCGCGCGCACGGCGCCGGGCTGACCCACCGCGCGCTGGCGCCCGACGTGCTGCTCGTCCACCGGGACGCCGCCGGCGACCCGCACGTGTGGCTGACGGGCTGGGAACAGGGCGACATCGCCTCGACCCCGCTCTCCCGACGGCTCGACCTGGTGCAGATGCTCGCCGTGCTGTCGGTGAAGGTGGGGGCGCGGCAGGCGGTCGCCTCGGCGGTGCGGGCCCTGCCGGACGAGGACATCGCCGCCATCGGACCCCTGATCCAGTCCATCGCGCTGCCCCGGCCCACCCGCGAGGCCCTGCGCGCGCAGAAAGGGCTGATCGGCGAGCTGCGGGACGCCATCGTGGAGCATCTTCCCGAGGCGGACATCCAGCCGCAGCGGATCACCCGGTTCGGCGCGCGCACGGTCATCATGCTCACGCTGACGATCGTGGCCGTGGCCGTGGTGGTCGGCACCATCAGCTTCGAGCAGATCGCCGACGCCGTCCGCGGGGCGAATCCCTGGTGGGTGGCCGCCGCCTACGGGTTCGGGCTCGTCACGTGGTTCGGCCCGGCCCTGACGCTCGTGGCGTTCTCACCCGGCCGCGTACCGCTGTTCCGGGCCACGCTGACGCAGGCCGCCGGTTCGTTCGTGGCGCTGGCGGCACCGGCGGGGATCGGGCCGGCCGCCCTGAACCTGCGCCTGCTGACGCAGCGGGGCGTGTCGGTACCGATGGCGGTCGCGACCGTGGCGCTGGTGCAGGTGTCACAGTTCGTGGTGACGGTGCTGCTGCTGATCGTGATGTCGGTGTTCACGGGGGAGGGCGTGCTGGTCGAGCTGCCCTCGGCCTCCGTCCTCCTCGCCCTGGGCGGCGCGGCCGTGGCCGTGGTCGCCGTGCTGCTGGTGCCCCAGGTGCGGCACCGGACGCTGAACTACATCGGTCCGCGCGTACGGCAGGTGTGGCCGCGACTCGCGTCGATGCTGTCGCACCCCGGACGGCTGGCCGTGGGAGTCGCGGGGAACCTCGTGATGACCCTGGGCTACGCGCTCACGTTCGACGCCTGCCTGCGCGCACTCGGGGAGTCGCTGCCGCTGGTCGACGTCGCGCTCGTGTACCTGGTCGGGAACGCGCTCGGCGCGCTCCTGCCCACACCGGGCGGCCTGGGCGGCGTGGAGGGTGCGCTGACGGCCGGGCTCGCGGCGGCCGGGCTGTCGCCGGCGCTGGCGGTGTCGGGGGCGCTGCTGTACCGCGTGGTCACGTACTGGGGCCGCATCCCGCTGGGCTGGGTCGCGATGCGCTACCTGGAGCGCAAGGGGGACCTGTAG
- a CDS encoding HU family DNA-binding protein: MSLNKTELVSAIASKSGLTKADADKALDAFQEVLIESLGKGEAVKVTGLFSAERVERAARTGRNPRTGEEIQIPANFGVKISAGSLLKKAVAK; encoded by the coding sequence ATGTCGCTCAACAAGACCGAGCTCGTCTCGGCCATCGCGTCCAAGTCCGGCCTCACGAAGGCTGACGCTGACAAGGCGCTCGATGCCTTCCAGGAGGTGCTCATCGAGTCGCTCGGCAAGGGCGAGGCCGTCAAGGTGACGGGCCTGTTCTCGGCCGAGCGCGTCGAGCGTGCCGCCCGCACGGGCCGCAACCCGCGGACGGGCGAGGAGATCCAGATCCCCGCCAACTTCGGTGTGAAGATCAGCGCGGGCTCGCTCCTGAAGAAGGCTGTCGCGAAGTGA
- a CDS encoding copper resistance CopC family protein gives MPEVVTPADSRAATGPRASTRIAVLLVAACVACLSVAGIFLIASPPAAAHDQLLSSDPADGDELDAMPAAITLTFSGEPLATGAEVVLTGEDGNAVSLRDIAVDGAVLTATVPATLPGGDYDAAWHIVSGDGHPLEGAFSFTVAGPEPSAAPEDAEPVEDSTEAASANPGETPEPDEPTGAGRDVGAGSADASPETSAGIPSGAAGLALIGGLAVVLVMLVVRWRRMEHDATRRRRDRGDAAGTGSADGNSGDRDRSSDGDSGSDSGSGSGGDSGGGGGE, from the coding sequence ATGCCTGAAGTTGTCACCCCCGCGGATTCGCGCGCCGCCACCGGCCCGCGTGCGAGCACCCGGATCGCCGTCCTGCTCGTCGCGGCGTGCGTCGCCTGCCTGAGCGTCGCGGGGATCTTCCTGATCGCTTCCCCGCCCGCCGCCGCGCACGATCAGCTGCTGTCGAGCGATCCCGCCGACGGCGACGAGCTCGACGCCATGCCCGCGGCCATCACACTGACGTTCTCCGGCGAGCCGCTGGCGACCGGCGCCGAGGTGGTCCTCACGGGCGAGGACGGCAACGCCGTCAGCCTCAGGGACATCGCGGTGGACGGTGCCGTGCTCACCGCGACGGTCCCCGCCACGCTGCCCGGCGGCGACTACGACGCCGCCTGGCACATCGTCTCCGGCGACGGCCACCCGCTGGAGGGGGCGTTCTCCTTCACGGTCGCCGGGCCCGAGCCGTCCGCGGCACCCGAGGACGCCGAGCCGGTGGAGGACTCCACGGAGGCGGCGTCCGCGAACCCGGGCGAAACGCCGGAGCCCGACGAGCCGACGGGCGCAGGGCGCGACGTCGGTGCCGGGAGCGCCGACGCGTCACCCGAGACGTCCGCCGGGATCCCGAGCGGGGCTGCGGGGCTCGCGCTCATCGGCGGGCTCGCCGTGGTCCTCGTCATGCTCGTGGTCAGATGGCGCAGGATGGAGCACGACGCGACGAGGCGCAGGCGGGACCGCGGCGACGCCGCGGGTACGGGCTCTGCGGACGGCAACTCCGGCGACCGGGACAGGTCGTCCGACGGCGACAGCGGCTCCGACAGCGGCTCCGGAAGTGGCGGCGACTCGGGTGGTGGCGGCGGCGAGTGA